The segment ccgcctcctgggttcaagcaattttcctgcctcagcctccagagtagctgggattacaggcatgagccaccatgcctggcctctttgaaatgtaaagaaaatcagAGTGTGTCAGTCTGAAATATAGTGAGCGTTGCTGAGTTCCCCAGATGTATTTTTCCTGGATGATCTTGATATAGATGTGGGAGCCATAATCTTCCACTGGGACCACTTCTCACCCTCCATTCCTCTGTTCTTCCCAGCTCACTTCCCCCAGCATGGTAACAGAGACAGCTGACATCTTACTAAGAAGCTCTATCTTGCTTCTGTACAAAACACGCATCTTTTAGCGGTGTTTAGCTCTTCTGATAGACACAGTGAAGGtcacattttgtttcttctttccttagGCTGGGTCCTTAAACAATGAGAGCGGACTGGTCAGCTGCTACTTTGGGCAGCTTCTCTCCAAATTAGACAGGATCAAGACTGATTACACACTGAGTATTGCCAACAGGCTTTATGGAGAGCAGGAATTCCCAATCTGTCAGGTGAGTTGCACACGAATGGTGACTAAAGCTACCATGTAGCATACTATTTAAAAATCAGGGAGTAGCTGGGTTACTCACCTGCCATCTAGAACACAAACCTCTTTGACAGGATGATGCGCTGTGGACTGGTGAGGTGTCCAGGACCTCCCTCTTTCAGTCCCacagttttcttctcttcccagtGTTCAATGTGAGCAGTTTACGGGGCCCATTGTGGGTGGAATAGAGTGGGTGGGAAAAGGTTGTGTGAGTAATGGAGGCTTTGGAGCACGTGTGGGCTTGGTAATGGCATCCTCTCCTGACTGTCTTCCCCAGTCAATGTGCCTGGTTGctgcacttctctctcccttATCTGTTAGGTGCCCCCAAGACATTTCTGTGGAATCTCCTTTTGTGCCAGGATCAGGCTACCCCCGCAATGCAATTGTGTTCACTATGCTCTTTTGAGAGTGGGGTAGCAGGAGGAGACTGCGTTTTGGCATTTGGAGCTGAAAGGCACAGGACTTGTGTCTGTGGCTAAACAGCTTCGTACCTAGAGCAAGCTGTGTCTCcatctgggcttcagtttccttttgAATCACTAGAAGGAGCCATGTGCTAAATAATAAATGTGGGGGATATGACCAATGGCAAAGACGTGACATGGTTGGTTAGAGCAGGACTAGCCAGGGGTTGGGTGGCCTCCTTTGGCCAAAATAAGTGTGTTTCCTTGCAATGAAAGTAAGATTTTTCatgctggatttttaaaaactagccttTTGATGAGctataaattcatatattaaacAATTCACCTGTTAAAAGTACACAAACCAATGGGTTTGGTATATTacattactgattttttaaaattatagtaaaatacatataaaatttaccatttatgtGTACATTTCAGTAGCATTacttacattcacaatgttgtgtaaccatcaccttatctatttctaaaactttttttttcatcactCTAAACAGAAACTCTGCAACCATTAAGCGGGAGTTTAATTCTTAAAAACAGAAGCATTTTCCAGCCAAGTCTCTCAAGTTACTTGATACTTACCTTGTGATGGCTCCACAGATGGTTTGTTGAAATAAAAGGATATCCAGTAGGAAAGGCTTGTCCCGTTGTAACTATAGACTGTTCATGAATAATATTTGATATCCTCATTTTTCACTAAAAAAACTGAAATGTCTCTGGCTAGTTTAAGACTGGGGATGGCTAGAAACTGTCAGGCCTGTCCATGAAATGTGAAATGACCAGGCTCATCTTTCTTGGGAGACTTCTCAGGAGAGTCTCACTCCTAACTACGAGCATCACTGCCTGACTTTATTGCATTATTTCCCTTTTATTCCAATGGAACAGGAATACTTAGATGGTGTGATTCAATTTTACCACACGACGATTGAAAGTGTTGATTtccaaaaaaaccctgaaaaatccAGACAAGAGATTAACTTCTGGGTTGAATGTCAATCCCAAGGTAAGAAAGCCCAAAAGCACGGGAGCTGGTATTGGtttccatttaaaagaaaattggtcTGCCTAGCTTTGCAGACTGCTGGTCTACTGGGGGCCAGAGGTTCACATATGTGGACTGTGTTCAAAGCATGGTTTgcagaatgagataccatctcacaccagtcagaatgactattattaaaaagttaaaaaacgaCAGATTCTGTCAAGGCTTCAGATAaaggggaacacttatacactattggtgggaatgtaaattagccattgtggaaagtagtttggaaatttctcagagTTAAAACAGAGCTgtcattcgacccagcaatcccattactgagtatatatccaaagaaatagagatcattctaccaaaaagacatatgcactcatatgttcatcaccacactattcacaatagcaaagacatggaattaacctaagtgtccatcaatagtgggttggataaagaaaatgtggtacatatacaccatggaatactacacagccatcaaaaagaatgaaatcatgtcctttgcagtaacatgatGGAaatggaggccataatcctatgaattaacacaggaacagaaaggcaaacattgttctcacttataagtgggagctaaacattgaggaCACACAGACATAAATATGGCAAGGAACAATGAACCCTCCAGATACTAACTTGggtcagggagggagagaggaatgggttgaaaaactacctataggGTACTATGCCTACTATCTGTGAGCAACatgccatgtaacaaacctgcacatgtacttcctgtatctaaaataaaagctgaaatttaaaaaaaaacaaaacaaaaaagcatggtCTGAACAGCATCAAACAGTTAAACTGCTTAGATATTGCTGTTATTTATTATTGCAGTTTTGGTCTCTGGTCTTGCTGGCTCTGGGCGGGAAAGGAGGACACCAGCCTCGTTAGTGCTGATCTTCTAGGTGGGGCTTAGAGAATGCTCCCTTCTACCGGTGCCCGTGtgaatttgaaaaacagaataaactcTTCCCTCCAGGACCAAAGTTAGTGACCTGAAGGGTCAGGTCAGGCTGCTGGACATAGACTAGGCCCCTTTTTGATCATCGTGTGGGGCTGGCGAAGGTGTTCGTGTACAGTGAAAAGTTTGGAGTGCATGAGAGAGCACAGGTAGTGCATTATGTCTCCTGCCTTCAGAGTGAGACCATGACCCCAGGCATTTGCATACATTTTGAgtggctggaggctgggaaatgacAGTTGACTTATTTTAGGCTGTCCTTGGTACCAGAGTGACAGTTTCGGTTCCTCCCTTCCATTTGGTggctttctctccctgtctcctcttTTTCTCACACTGACTTAGGGATGGGATACCCCTGCCTGCCTTTCCTTGGGAGAAGTCTCTAAATTCCAAAATTattgctttttccttctttcataggCCATAAAAATGACCATTCTTTCAAGGCTCTACTCAGCTGTCAAAAGGAAAGCAATTCATTAATGAAGCTCATATTAAGGCCTGGATATGTACTTTCCCCTTAGTGAGTTAACTCCTCCAGAAAATTTGAAATGTAGATGATGTCAACCTAATCTATTATTATGGGATTTAAATAGAGCTCTTCTTGAGATGGAAGATCTTTTCTTCTTAAGACATCTGCAAATATTCAAGTAACTGGTGATTTGGTAGTTTGAGTAGGAAAGGGTGTATACTAAAGGTGGGATATTGCCCGCTAGCCTGGGGCTTTTCAAGTGGAGCTTAGGGCTGTGTTATTGTGGAAGGAGCCCCAGAGCTGAGCCCAAAGGTGGAAGGCCTGAGGACCCATTCCTGCCAGTCTTACTGCTTCTTGGCTGTGTGACTTCAGCTCTCCCTGGATGCAATTGATTCTTCTATGAAGAAGGGATAATGATACCTCCTTATCGTGGGATGGATCAATTAATTGATTAAGGTGGGGTGGAATGAGAAAGAGCATATAAAAGTATCTATAAAATAGGTTTTATATCATGGTCTAGcacatttatgtgtatttttgtttacATGTAAGCATATACCTTATGCTATGTTGAGTGCTTGAGACAGGAAGTTTATATTGTAGTTCTTTGTTCTCAAGGGAGCTTATCATATTGTCAGATGACTAACTATATAATTTGAAAGATAAACCATAGTATAAGATGTCTACTGACAAGTTCCAAACACAAGCAATACAGGGAATCAAAGGAGATTCCTTCTGTTACAGTGCTGTGATTGGACCCCCTGCGAGGTGGAGTTAGAGGGTTTCTCCCCTGCCCCATCACCCCCTCGCTTACCTCCAGCCAGGACTGTGAATTAATCTTCTTGGGTTAGTTCTTGAATGAGACACTCCCTAGTCTTGGGGGTGATAAACTgcattaaaaagaattattggccaggcacggtggctcatgcctgtaatcccagcactttgggaggccgaggcgggcagatcacctgaggtcaggagctcaagaccagcctggccaacatggcgaaaccccttctctactgaaaataaaaaattagccaggcatggtggcgggcgcctgtaatcccagttactctggcggctgaggcaggagaatcgcttgaacccagaaggcagaggttgcagtgagcagggatcacgccattgcactccagcctgggagacaagagcgaaactctgtctcaaaaaaaaaaaaaaaaaattatctacacAAATGCTTTTGATACAATTCATACTCAGGATATTCTCTGGGATCTTTTTTTAGGTAAAATCAAGGAACTCTTCAGCAAGGACGCTATTAATGCTGAGACTGTGCTGGTACTGGTGAATGCTGTTTACTTCAAGGCCAAATGGGAAACATACTTTGACCATGAAAACACGGTGGATGCACCTTTCTGTCTAAATGCGGTAGTGTATCAGAACTCATGGTTTTCTAGCTAGCCAACTCATAATTTCCACTAGGAATGATTTACAATATGTATACTCGAAAAGTTACAGCTTACATTTACAATAAGAACATTTTTCGTTGATAAGAACCAGTACCTGAATTTCATTGAGTATTTTTGTGCCAAGTGCTTCCTGCACTGAGTATTCTTCcatttgttatttcatttgttcCCCCAAAGAGCATTATGAGATGGGTGTTATTATGATTTCCACTTAGGATTtgagacaaaaaaaggaaaggctaAGTTAGCTGGATTCATGCATTAGGATTCAATCTGTGAGTGTTTGCCCCAGAAACTTGTGTTCTAAGCTAGTAGATTTAGAATGGGAGGAAACAGAAAGGGTTGGGTCCCAGCCACCCACTTGTTGGCCAGCTAGCTTATTACTGGAGATGCATTTTTCTCTCAAGCACCAAATATCCCCATCTGCAGGTTGATGACCCCTCACCCACCACCTTGAGGTTATTATGAGATTTAAGGTGCCTGGGGTTGTGCTGTCCCTCTGAAGGAGCAGGTGTTGTTATTTAATATGGAGATGATTCTCACTTAACATGTCTGCCCTTGGTGCTGTGGTGGGGTCATCCAGGCCAGCTGGCATGGGGTGGTATGAGGCCAAGAGGCTGGGCTGGGATAGGCCCTACAGTGGGACAGCTGGCAGGGCGTGTTTCTGCTGACTTAACAGTGGAGATGCTTTGATAGTAAGTTTACTAATAGTCACCTTGGGAGCTGAAGAACTGATTAAAAAACATGGaaagggccaggtgaggtggcttacccagcatttttggaggctgaggagggaggatcagttgagactaggagtttgagactagcctgggcaacacagggagaccgtgtctctacaaaaaataaaaaaaattagccaggtgtggtggtccacgcctgtggccccagctactcaggaagctgaggtgggaggattgcctgagcccgggagggtgaggctgcagtgagctatgatggcaccactgcactgcagcctaggtgacagagcaagaccctgtctcagaaacaaaaaagcaaacacctgGCCCCCATCCCCGTCACtccacaacaaaaaaagacacggAAAGATAAAGTGTTGGCAAAGTAAGGGCCACTGATGAGTGGGTAGACTCTTGTAGGCTGGATCCCTGGTGTGGCTCAGGACTTCTCCTGCAGAACCTTCTCATCTTTAGGAACCCCTGTCCTCCGTGAAGCTGGGgccatatgaatttgggagttTCCCATAGCCGTCCTGTGACCTCCTACCTTGACTACTACAGAATGAAAACAAGAGTGTGAAGATGATGACGCAAAAAGGCCTCTACAGAATTGGCTTCATAGAGGAGGTGAAGGCACAGATCCTGGAAATGAGGTACACCAAGGGGAAGCTCAGCATGTTCGTGCTGCTGCCATCTCACTCTAAAGATAACCTGAAGGGTCTGGAAGAGGTAAATCTTCATTtccacatctctacaaaatatttaatgatagaTCTTTAGAGAACAACACTGTCTACTATCTACCATCTCGAGGAAATTCAGTACCTCAGCTGTCAGAGACATCAAGGAATGTGTAAGAATCTGAATTAGATTAGATATTTATTCCTCATTTGTTTAGAATTAAACAACAAATGCCAAAAATATTGGGATTGGAGTTTCTTCTTTAATCTCATAGCTCTCTGCCACTGTTTTAGCAAATCAAGGAATCTGGGTTCTGAGTAACTtgaaaagtttttaagttttcccttttctctgaataTTCTGACTTCTGGCCTCTTACTCATACCATTTTTCTATAGCTCAGTTAATTAAAGAATTAACTGAATACTGTTTTGGGGAATATGTACCTTGACAGAAGTGTAGAGAGTGACAACAGAATTGATTGCTTGTGAGGTAGGAATTCATAAAGGCTGGAGAAGCTCAGCTACAGATTGTCCAGGGGGGTAAAGAGATAAAgatagaaggagagagaaagtgagaaaggaaTACCAATATAGCAGGTATAGTAGTTACAACATCAATAACAACCATTATTCAGAATTTGCTATGTGCTATCACTGTGTTAAGTTCTTTATATACATGATTTTATTAATGCTTGCAAGAACTTAATCATATTATCTCTCTTTTATGGAAGAGGAAATTTAACTTCAGAAAATGAGGGCTTGGCCACAGAACTCAACTAATCGACTGAGCTTTGCTGTGCTTTGAACACTTGTCTCTCAAACACCAGAGCACACTGGAACCTGAGTTGTCCCCTAACTTCTTCTAAAGAGGAAAGATATTTGCTTGAAGTTTTAAATGAAATCAGACTATTCTCTAGCTTAGGGAAAGGTCTTGAAGGTTGTCACTGCCCACTGAAAGGGACTCAGGCACCTTGAAGTAATTGGGGCATTCTTTGTGGTCCCATAATCTGATGCtaaatattatttccttcctcttgTAGCTTGAAAGGAAAATCACCTATGAAAAAATGGTGGCCTGGAGCAGCTCAGAAAACATGTCAGAAGAATCGGTGGTCCTGTCCTTCCCCCGGTTCACCCTGGAAGACAGCTATGATCTCAATTCCATTTTACAAGACATGGGCATTACGGATATCTTTGATGAAACGAGGGCTGATCTTACTGGAATCTCTCCAAGTCCCAATTTGTACTTGTCAAAAATTATCCACAAAACCTTTGTGGAGGTGGATGAAAACGGTACCCAGGCAGCTGCAGCCACTGGGGCTGTTGTCTCGGAAAGGTCACTACGATCTTGGGTGGAGTTTAATGCCAAccacccttttctctttttcattagaCACAACAAAACCCAAACCATTCTCTTTTATGGCAGGGTCTGCTCTCCTTAAAAGGGGAGCAGTGTCTAGTACTTTGGAGCTGGAGGAAAATATCAATACAATCTTCCCCTGGCATAAgatgggcatttgagtttttGGTAATATCTAAAGCATCTCCTTCATCCTCCAGCCATCGGCTTGTGCTTATCTTGATCTTTCTGTCACCCTGTAGCTTATTTTCATCTGAGTCTGTTAGTATTGAAGGGCTGTTGTTCTCTACCCTAAACTTTCAAGCATATAAATTCACCCTCTGTGACCTGAAGGTCAACACAATTCAGAACAGTACCTACCTCCTTTTGAAGGAATCCTAAAAGTTCAGGTCATTAGACCATTTCTAAGAGATGGCAAACTCAGAAGCCACTTTAACATGGGCAGCAAGAGAACATGTTTGACTGGAACGTGTTTGGAAACTCAGCTCTGTTTCTGGGGTAGTTTGACCGGAACGTGTTTGGAAACTCAGCTCTGTTTCTGGGATAGTTATGATTGTGGTCATCACTGGGCGAGATGCCCTGTTTCTTCCTTTGACAGCTACTGCATGGAAGATGTCCTGTGAGGTCTTTTCACCTAGGACAAGGCAGGGCTTGGGCGTATTTAAGTGATAGCTCAAAGATGTGTGACTGCCCCAACCAGCACTCA is part of the Homo sapiens chromosome 18, GRCh38.p14 Primary Assembly genome and harbors:
- the SERPINB12 gene encoding serpin B12 isoform 2 (isoform 2 is encoded by transcript variant 2), coding for MDSLVTANTKFCFDLFQEIGKDDRHKNIFFSPLSLSAALGMVRLGARSDSAHQIDEVLHFNEFSQNESKEPDPCLKSNKQKAGSLNNESGLVSCYFGQLLSKLDRIKTDYTLSIANRLYGEQEFPICQEYLDGVIQFYHTTIESVDFQKNPEKSRQEINFWVECQSQGKIKELFSKDAINAETVLVLVNAVYFKAKWETYFDHENTVDAPFCLNANENKSVKMMTQKGLYRIGFIEEVKAQILEMRYTKGKLSMFVLLPSHSKDNLKGLEELERKITYEKMVAWSSSENMSEESVVLSFPRFTLEDSYDLNSILQDMGITDIFDETRADLTGISPSPNLYLSKIIHKTFVEVDENGTQAAAATGAVVSERSLRSWVEFNANHPFLFFIRHNKTQTILFYGRVCSP
- the SERPINB12 gene encoding serpin B12 isoform X1, which codes for MSIRPQIVISFTMDSLVTANTKFCFDLFQEIGKDDRHKNIFFSPLSLSAALGMVRLGARSDSAHQIDEVLHFNEFSQNESKEPDPCLKSNKQKVLADSSLEGQKKTTEPLDQQAGSLNNESGLVSCYFGQLLSKLDRIKTDYTLSIANRLYGEQEFPICQEYLDGVIQFYHTTIESVDFQKNPEKSRQEINFWVECQSQGKIKELFSKDAINAETVLVLVNAVYFKAKWETYFDHENTVDAPFCLNANENKSVKMMTQKGLYRIGFIEEVKAQILEMRYTKGKLSMFVLLPSHSKDNLKGLEELERKITYEKMVAWSSSENMSEESVVLSFPRFTLEDSYDLNSILQDMGITDIFDETRADLTGISPSPNLYLSKIIHKTFVEVDENGTQAAAATGAVVSERSLRSWVEFNANHPFLFFIRHNKTQTILFYGRVCSP
- the SERPINB12 gene encoding serpin B12 isoform X2 yields the protein MIVISFTMDSLVTANTKFCFDLFQEIGKDDRHKNIFFSPLSLSAALGMVRLGARSDSAHQIDEVLHFNEFSQNESKEPDPCLKSNKQKVLADSSLEGQKKTTEPLDQQAGSLNNESGLVSCYFGQLLSKLDRIKTDYTLSIANRLYGEQEFPICQEYLDGVIQFYHTTIESVDFQKNPEKSRQEINFWVECQSQGKIKELFSKDAINAETVLVLVNAVYFKAKWETYFDHENTVDAPFCLNANENKSVKMMTQKGLYRIGFIEEVKAQILEMRYTKGKLSMFVLLPSHSKDNLKGLEELERKITYEKMVAWSSSENMSEESVVLSFPRFTLEDSYDLNSILQDMGITDIFDETRADLTGISPSPNLYLSKIIHKTFVEVDENGTQAAAATGAVVSERSLRSWVEFNANHPFLFFIRHNKTQTILFYGRVCSP
- the SERPINB12 gene encoding serpin B12 isoform 1 (isoform 1 is encoded by transcript variant 1), coding for MDSLVTANTKFCFDLFQEIGKDDRHKNIFFSPLSLSAALGMVRLGARSDSAHQIDEVLHFNEFSQNESKEPDPCLKSNKQKVLADSSLEGQKKTTEPLDQQAGSLNNESGLVSCYFGQLLSKLDRIKTDYTLSIANRLYGEQEFPICQEYLDGVIQFYHTTIESVDFQKNPEKSRQEINFWVECQSQGKIKELFSKDAINAETVLVLVNAVYFKAKWETYFDHENTVDAPFCLNANENKSVKMMTQKGLYRIGFIEEVKAQILEMRYTKGKLSMFVLLPSHSKDNLKGLEELERKITYEKMVAWSSSENMSEESVVLSFPRFTLEDSYDLNSILQDMGITDIFDETRADLTGISPSPNLYLSKIIHKTFVEVDENGTQAAAATGAVVSERSLRSWVEFNANHPFLFFIRHNKTQTILFYGRVCSP